From the genome of Chania multitudinisentens RB-25, one region includes:
- a CDS encoding HAL/PAL/TAL family ammonia-lyase: MPAKFALSMITLLTLSYSSLSLATVTLDGHSITPAIIASIADGETVAIAPAATERVKKAHQVLIEAAQNGQKIYGLTVGVGLNKDRPMVDVHGKLTDEVIAASKKFNIGLLHAHSGGIGEPMGQRVARATMATRLNTLLTGGGGVQPEVIDAYVAFLNKGITPVIPRDGSIGEGDITVISHIGLAMIGEGYVYYQGKKVPAQAALTSSKTPVVAPYAKDALSILSSNAYSAASAALALNSLAHLLPLNSLMYATSLEALNGNVSPFLKNTLALRPYPEVVAMGEHLRNLLNGSSLWQHDDNSPLQDPLSFRSGVYLLAELQRSYQQAYDQLLVQLNSSDDNPGVAIGVTAPTDRPQDKLGYVDQGGVKGAVLPTANFEPLPWVLPFEQLSLALAHNSLANAQQVVKLNNPSFTGLTRFLGTDNTVHAFGAMEKTVMSLAMRNKELAIPVSMDYMPVAGDIEDIATNAPEVAKRLQQQIDNSYQLLGILLMHDAQAIDLRKQRNNGFAISAPTSALYDALRKQVKFMDTDHPLSPDFAAAAQVLREFDVQSVKAK, from the coding sequence ATGCCAGCTAAGTTTGCACTTTCGATGATTACACTGCTCACGCTGAGCTACAGCTCGCTGAGTTTAGCCACCGTGACGCTGGATGGTCACTCCATCACGCCTGCCATTATTGCCAGCATTGCCGATGGCGAAACGGTGGCGATTGCCCCTGCCGCCACCGAGCGGGTGAAAAAGGCACATCAGGTATTAATTGAGGCAGCGCAGAACGGCCAGAAAATTTATGGCCTGACGGTCGGTGTCGGTCTCAACAAAGACCGCCCGATGGTGGATGTGCACGGCAAATTGACCGATGAAGTGATCGCGGCCTCCAAGAAATTCAACATTGGTTTGCTGCATGCGCACTCCGGTGGCATTGGTGAACCGATGGGCCAACGAGTCGCGCGCGCCACAATGGCAACTCGTCTTAATACCTTGCTGACCGGCGGTGGCGGCGTGCAGCCAGAAGTTATCGACGCTTACGTGGCTTTCCTCAATAAAGGCATTACGCCGGTTATCCCACGTGATGGTTCTATTGGTGAGGGTGATATCACGGTGATAAGCCACATCGGTTTGGCGATGATTGGCGAAGGCTATGTCTATTATCAGGGCAAAAAAGTCCCGGCTCAGGCCGCATTGACCAGCAGCAAAACGCCGGTCGTTGCGCCTTATGCAAAAGACGCGTTATCGATTTTAAGTTCTAACGCCTACTCTGCGGCCAGCGCCGCACTGGCGCTGAATTCACTGGCGCACCTTCTGCCGTTGAACTCACTGATGTACGCCACCAGCCTTGAAGCGCTGAACGGCAACGTCTCGCCGTTCCTCAAAAATACGCTGGCGCTGCGCCCGTATCCTGAAGTAGTGGCAATGGGCGAGCATCTGCGCAATCTGCTCAATGGCTCAAGCCTGTGGCAGCACGACGATAATAGCCCACTGCAAGACCCGCTGAGTTTCCGCTCCGGCGTTTATTTGCTGGCAGAACTGCAACGCAGCTATCAGCAGGCCTACGACCAACTGCTGGTGCAGCTCAACAGTTCGGATGACAACCCCGGCGTGGCGATTGGCGTGACCGCGCCGACTGACCGGCCGCAGGACAAACTCGGCTATGTAGATCAAGGCGGCGTGAAAGGTGCTGTTTTACCGACCGCCAACTTCGAGCCGCTGCCGTGGGTGCTCCCGTTCGAGCAGTTGAGTCTGGCGCTGGCGCATAACTCGCTGGCCAACGCCCAGCAAGTGGTGAAACTGAATAACCCGTCATTCACTGGCCTGACGCGCTTCCTCGGCACCGACAACACCGTTCACGCCTTTGGTGCGATGGAAAAAACGGTGATGTCGCTGGCGATGCGCAACAAAGAGTTGGCGATACCAGTGTCGATGGATTACATGCCGGTCGCGGGTGACATTGAAGACATCGCGACCAACGCGCCGGAAGTGGCGAAACGCCTGCAACAGCAGATCGATAACAGCTATCAGCTGTTGGGCATTTTGCTGATGCATGATGCACAAGCCATTGATTTACGTAAGCAGAGGAACAACGGTTTTGCCATATCCGCTCCAACCAGCGCACTGTATGATGCATTGAGAAAACAGGTAAAATTTATGGATACCGATCATCCGCTCAGCCCGGACTTCGCAGCAGCGGCGCAGGTGTTACGCGAGTTTGATGTGCAAAGCGTGAAAGCCAAATAA
- a CDS encoding MFS transporter: MPIYVQRVLHFESHQAFLAAFIGNCFMVACCVAAGSYSDRIGTHKLLMVGAGLLLICSYPLLMLLDASHTTGTLILVQSLFCILVLLFVGVAPAALSEQFPTEVRANGMSVSYNLAVTIFGGFAPAILTWLTENTGTRFAPAWYVMIASVLAMVTLVMISRQKARKTF; this comes from the coding sequence ATGCCGATTTATGTTCAGCGCGTGCTGCATTTCGAAAGCCATCAGGCGTTTCTGGCCGCGTTTATCGGTAACTGTTTCATGGTGGCGTGTTGCGTGGCGGCGGGCAGTTATTCCGACCGCATTGGCACGCATAAATTACTGATGGTTGGCGCAGGCCTGCTGCTGATTTGCAGCTATCCGTTGCTGATGCTGCTCGATGCTTCACACACCACTGGCACGCTGATTTTAGTGCAAAGCCTATTTTGTATTTTGGTGTTGCTGTTCGTCGGCGTGGCGCCAGCAGCGCTCTCCGAGCAGTTTCCCACTGAGGTGCGTGCCAATGGCATGTCGGTTTCTTACAACCTCGCCGTGACTATTTTTGGCGGTTTCGCACCGGCTATTTTGACCTGGTTAACCGAAAACACCGGAACACGCTTTGCCCCAGCGTGGTACGTGATGATAGCCAGCGTTTTGGCGATGGTGACGCTGGTGATGATTTCACGCCAGAAAGCCCGCAAGACTTTTTAA
- a CDS encoding dihydroorotase: protein MPRRRGAVRYAQSKTRFEAAAGLIEGGVCAFKFSTFEAMPGRFPRVEEDDLLHAFQLIAPSGLACAVHNQMQEMTRKNIQRMIAENDTGWDSFMRAHTPLIENLATAQLYEIGAVTGARAHAVHVSTSRGFEIYKMYKNAGDPVTIETCVQYLMLNHEEHAFKLGAKTKHYPPIRPKAESELLWTHIAQGDCTFVSSDHVSWGLERKGEPNIFKNSSGGPGLETLLPAMWTGCEQHGISPNTLVQLLCRNPAQHFLLDDRKGSFDTGKDADFVILNPETYRFDPSASLSAVTWSSFVDMEFTVRVEQTWCRGQQVFNRGNIVNQAGYGQFLRPRRVA, encoded by the coding sequence TTGCCACGTCGACGTGGCGCTGTTCGGTACGCTCAATCAAAAACACGGTTTGAAGCGGCTGCGGGATTGATTGAAGGCGGTGTCTGCGCGTTCAAATTTTCCACCTTTGAAGCGATGCCCGGCCGTTTCCCTCGTGTCGAAGAGGACGACTTGCTGCATGCGTTTCAACTGATTGCGCCAAGCGGTTTGGCCTGCGCGGTACATAACCAGATGCAGGAAATGACCCGCAAAAATATCCAGCGGATGATTGCCGAAAACGACACCGGCTGGGACTCCTTTATGCGTGCTCATACTCCGCTGATTGAAAATCTGGCGACCGCTCAGTTGTATGAAATTGGCGCGGTAACCGGTGCACGAGCCCATGCGGTGCACGTTTCTACGTCGCGCGGGTTCGAGATTTATAAGATGTACAAGAACGCGGGTGATCCGGTGACTATCGAGACCTGTGTGCAATATCTGATGCTGAATCACGAAGAACACGCGTTCAAGCTGGGTGCAAAAACCAAACATTACCCGCCAATCCGTCCGAAAGCCGAGTCTGAGTTGCTATGGACGCATATCGCGCAGGGCGATTGCACTTTTGTCTCTTCCGACCATGTGAGTTGGGGGTTGGAACGCAAAGGCGAGCCGAACATTTTCAAAAACTCCTCCGGTGGACCGGGGCTTGAGACGCTACTCCCAGCAATGTGGACGGGCTGCGAACAACATGGCATTTCACCAAACACGCTGGTGCAACTTCTGTGCCGCAACCCGGCACAACACTTCTTGTTAGACGATCGCAAAGGGTCGTTTGATACCGGAAAAGACGCTGATTTCGTGATCCTGAATCCTGAAACCTACCGTTTTGACCCGTCTGCTAGCCTGTCTGCAGTGACCTGGAGCTCCTTCGTGGATATGGAATTCACCGTGCGTGTTGAGCAAACGTGGTGCCGTGGTCAGCAGGTATTTAATCGCGGCAATATCGTCAATCAGGCGGGCTATGGCCAGTTCCTGCGCCCGCGTCGCGTGGCTTAA